A window of Gloeocapsa sp. PCC 7428 contains these coding sequences:
- a CDS encoding FMN-dependent NADH-azoreductase → MNLLEVQSSARLEKSVSRTLSDNFIHAWQVTHPQAHHQRRDIGSHPPAHPTQLWTTANYTQPEDRSPAMTESLKESEQLIEELLWADRLLLGVPMYNFSIPSTFKTYLDNIVRVNRTFTFDPINHTFAGLATGKKALIITPSAGNFSPGTPLGHLNFCETYVCSILRFIGIEDTTVVAVPHQFMPNERQQHIENAHTQLMNLAANW, encoded by the coding sequence ATGAACCTACTCGAAGTTCAATCCAGCGCTCGGCTAGAAAAATCTGTTTCTCGTACCCTCAGTGATAACTTTATTCATGCATGGCAAGTAACGCATCCGCAAGCACATCATCAACGGCGGGATATTGGTAGCCATCCTCCTGCTCACCCTACACAACTATGGACAACGGCAAATTACACTCAACCAGAAGATCGCTCACCTGCCATGACTGAATCGCTGAAAGAGTCTGAGCAACTGATTGAGGAATTGCTGTGGGCAGATCGGTTGCTGCTAGGTGTGCCGATGTATAACTTCAGCATACCTTCTACTTTCAAGACATATTTAGATAATATTGTGCGAGTCAATCGCACCTTTACTTTCGATCCCATCAATCATACCTTTGCAGGCTTAGCGACAGGCAAGAAAGCCTTGATAATTACGCCAAGTGCAGGCAATTTTTCGCCTGGTACGCCATTGGGACATCTGAATTTTTGTGAAACCTATGTGTGCTCTATTCTAAGGTTCATCGGTATTGAGGATACTACAGTTGTCGCTGTACCTCATCAGTTTATGCCTAACGAGCGACAGCAACACATCGAAAACGCACATACACAACTGATGAATTTAGCAGCAAACTGGTAG
- a CDS encoding RNA polymerase sigma-70 factor — protein MSQLKIFNQYRSLLFAIAYRMLGSVSDAEDIVQEAWIRWQNTETIVKSPKAFLSKIVTRLCIDHHRSARVKREQYVGAWLPEPLVTELCTKDSAELAESLSFAFLMLLECLSPTERAVFLLREVFDYSYDDIAKTVGRSVSNCRQIVHRANHHLVLRRPAISLDSHANNILLERFLDYWNQGDLQSLITLMAEDITFWSDGGGKTIAAQKPLHGCIKVARFLLAIRRSQLTPTMVPQIVTINGQPGIINLVNEKLHSVFSFDITNEQIQSIFAVVNPEKLKGIKQGCDRISYW, from the coding sequence ATGAGCCAATTAAAGATTTTCAATCAATACAGGTCGCTTCTGTTTGCAATCGCCTATAGGATGTTAGGCAGCGTCAGTGATGCTGAAGACATTGTGCAAGAAGCTTGGATACGCTGGCAGAATACCGAAACCATAGTGAAATCTCCCAAGGCATTTCTATCAAAAATTGTGACTCGATTGTGTATTGATCACCATCGTTCTGCCCGTGTGAAGCGAGAACAGTATGTAGGAGCTTGGCTACCTGAACCTTTAGTAACGGAGTTGTGTACGAAGGATAGTGCGGAATTAGCAGAATCTCTTTCCTTTGCGTTTTTAATGCTGCTTGAATGTTTATCTCCTACGGAAAGAGCAGTATTTCTCTTACGCGAAGTGTTCGATTACAGTTACGATGATATTGCCAAAACTGTTGGTAGAAGTGTTTCAAATTGCCGTCAAATTGTACATCGCGCTAATCACCACCTTGTCCTACGCAGACCAGCGATCAGTCTAGATTCTCATGCGAATAATATCCTGCTAGAACGGTTTCTTGACTATTGGAATCAAGGGGATTTGCAGTCGCTCATTACGTTGATGGCAGAAGACATAACTTTCTGGTCAGATGGAGGAGGCAAGACAATTGCAGCCCAGAAACCGCTACATGGTTGTATAAAGGTAGCTCGATTTTTATTAGCAATTCGACGCAGCCAATTAACCCCTACAATGGTTCCTCAAATTGTCACAATTAATGGACAGCCTGGAATCATCAATCTCGTCAATGAAAAGCTCCATAGCGTTTTTAGCTTTGATATTACAAATGAGCAGATCCAGTCAATCTTTGCAGTGGTCAACCCAGAAAAGCTAAAAGGTATTAAGCAGGGGTGCGATCGCATCTCATATTGGTAA
- a CDS encoding TIGR04255 family protein, whose product MSKLSKPPLFMVLCQVNFVTVLKMANFIQDIQESLRKKGFPIYEEEIIQEFIIAKSQIHPEVAEKKRWVFSDIKRKQCVILSTDSVVLETICYEELETFIKTFEGVLETIQVTASPEFAVRIGLRYIDIIKSDQSASLNELIQEGLRGFAFDRVSGLSKPESTSLTKTETPIGGILVVRTMFNSDNVVLPQDLATSKLKFDLPETNDNSITLDIDHFAELNIDFKSDEVLQTIRKLHTYTSEAFKVAVTPKALEQWK is encoded by the coding sequence ATGAGTAAACTCTCTAAACCGCCTCTATTTATGGTGCTGTGTCAAGTGAACTTTGTCACAGTGCTTAAGATGGCAAATTTCATTCAGGACATCCAAGAAAGTCTTCGCAAGAAAGGCTTTCCCATCTATGAAGAGGAGATAATTCAGGAGTTTATTATCGCCAAAAGCCAAATACACCCAGAAGTAGCTGAAAAGAAACGGTGGGTTTTTAGTGATATCAAAAGAAAGCAATGCGTCATCCTATCAACCGACTCGGTTGTGTTGGAAACTATTTGTTATGAGGAACTTGAAACTTTTATCAAAACTTTTGAGGGGGTGCTTGAAACAATTCAAGTTACAGCAAGTCCTGAATTTGCCGTAAGAATTGGACTACGATACATTGATATTATTAAGAGCGATCAATCTGCTTCTCTAAATGAACTAATCCAAGAAGGACTTCGTGGTTTTGCCTTTGATCGAGTTTCTGGGCTTTCAAAACCAGAATCAACTTCCTTAACAAAAACTGAAACACCTATTGGTGGCATTCTTGTTGTGCGTACAATGTTTAATTCTGATAATGTCGTACTTCCTCAAGATCTGGCGACGTCTAAGCTCAAGTTTGATTTACCAGAAACTAATGATAATTCGATTACATTAGATATTGATCACTTTGCCGAACTTAACATCGACTTTAAGTCTGATGAAGTGCTTCAGACAATCAGAAAATTGCATACCTATACTAGCGAAGCATTTAAAGTTGCTGTCACACCTAAAGCACTTGAACAGTGGAAGTGA
- a CDS encoding TetR/AcrR family transcriptional regulator, with product MPRNKTITDEEILAVARSLFIKEGAKASTRTLAKMVGISEAVIFQRFGTKEELFFAAMVLPEAQLEVMFNVQPGKKQVTTNLKLISLQIVSYFREVMPVFLSLISHPSFNMQTFLQHHTMPAMQIGNELTEYLTAELNLGRIYTDNAAVTATVLLSHLHNLVLSETIGAHQPIDTDRAISDAIAVLWNGLAP from the coding sequence ATGCCTCGCAATAAAACCATCACAGATGAAGAAATTCTTGCTGTGGCGCGATCGCTCTTCATCAAAGAAGGAGCGAAAGCTTCGACACGGACGCTTGCTAAAATGGTAGGGATCTCTGAAGCCGTTATTTTCCAGCGATTTGGTACGAAAGAGGAGCTGTTCTTTGCCGCGATGGTGCTGCCAGAAGCGCAACTTGAGGTAATGTTCAACGTTCAACCTGGTAAGAAACAAGTAACGACAAACCTCAAATTAATTAGCTTGCAGATTGTTTCCTACTTCCGTGAGGTGATGCCAGTCTTTTTATCTCTCATCAGTCATCCATCCTTTAATATGCAAACTTTTTTGCAACATCATACGATGCCTGCGATGCAAATCGGAAATGAGTTAACAGAATATTTGACTGCTGAGTTAAATCTAGGGCGAATCTATACAGATAATGCTGCGGTAACAGCAACAGTTTTACTTTCGCACTTACACAATTTAGTTTTGTCTGAAACCATTGGTGCTCATCAACCCATTGATACTGATCGTGCTATTTCTGATGCGATCGCGGTGTTGTGGAACGGGCTAGCTCCGTGA
- a CDS encoding SLATT domain-containing protein: MANNQEIVKEVLDLENNSRLVKTAHFNAAQTKQNLHKIIGLSIIIVNIIIFSPLLDLITPKYSAVSIKLLAIIGASLAGIQTLFNFQKEADMHLSAGNIYASIYHRIGMLLAKYRDGILTPANFVEESETLQQEYLKANKSFELCIPSNKDYECARNSLKKRS; encoded by the coding sequence ATGGCTAATAACCAAGAGATTGTTAAAGAAGTATTAGATTTAGAAAATAATTCTAGACTTGTTAAAACTGCACACTTTAATGCTGCTCAAACAAAACAGAATCTACATAAAATAATAGGCTTATCGATTATTATAGTTAATATCATAATATTTTCTCCTTTACTCGATTTAATTACACCTAAATATTCGGCAGTTAGCATAAAGCTTTTAGCTATTATTGGAGCATCGTTAGCAGGAATCCAAACACTTTTTAATTTTCAAAAAGAGGCAGATATGCACCTAAGTGCTGGAAATATATATGCAAGTATTTATCATAGAATTGGAATGCTTCTAGCTAAATACCGAGACGGTATATTGACTCCAGCTAATTTTGTTGAAGAGTCTGAAACATTGCAACAAGAGTACCTCAAAGCAAATAAAAGCTTTGAATTATGTATTCCATCCAACAAAGATTACGAATGTGCAAGAAACTCACTTAAAAAACGTAGTTAG
- a CDS encoding MFS transporter, with translation MQTFQLLRSLRNPIFARLYTAQVTNLLGDALTWLGLALLAFEEAGNNSAVVLSGALTLRVTAFVLLSPFAGVLADRLDRKTILVTTHLARMGIVSLLPFVNAVWQIYAIVFALNVFYAFFTPTYQATIPLVTGQEDYPQAIALSSATFQLLGVLGPGIAGAIAAFVGARQVFFLDAFTFLIAAILIITLPGQLRVEQAAAQNRSSGRTWQDIQAGTTRLFANRYLRYALAMQLVTSVTGAMILVNTVGYVQGVLKLGSVQYGWVMGAFGIGATLAAAAVGSLGQHWTRTTIILLGASLITTALLPASYVKLPFLLVLWLVAGAGQTLVNVSAQTLIADRTPTEFQGRVYGAQFAWSHLWWLFSYPLAGWLGSHREDISFLYGSLIGLVLLVMIQLTLSPKEQKYVHKSYWHEHEHTHDEHHRHEHHPSILVTEPHRHPHQHSSLRHAHAYSGLQHHYDYEHD, from the coding sequence ATGCAGACCTTCCAACTGCTCCGGAGTCTCCGAAACCCAATTTTTGCTCGTCTATATACAGCACAAGTGACCAATTTACTAGGGGATGCGCTCACCTGGTTAGGGTTAGCATTGCTGGCATTTGAGGAGGCTGGCAATAATTCAGCCGTTGTGCTGTCAGGAGCCTTGACTTTACGAGTTACTGCCTTTGTTCTGTTGTCGCCATTTGCTGGGGTGCTTGCCGATCGCCTTGATCGCAAAACTATCCTTGTGACAACTCACTTGGCACGGATGGGAATCGTCAGCTTACTGCCATTTGTGAATGCAGTTTGGCAGATTTATGCAATCGTCTTTGCTTTAAATGTCTTTTACGCATTCTTCACGCCAACCTATCAAGCAACGATTCCGCTAGTGACAGGGCAAGAGGACTATCCCCAGGCGATCGCCCTTTCTAGTGCTACCTTTCAACTCCTGGGCGTTCTGGGTCCAGGAATTGCAGGCGCGATCGCAGCCTTTGTTGGAGCAAGGCAAGTCTTTTTTCTAGATGCCTTCACATTTCTAATCGCTGCGATTTTAATTATCACATTGCCTGGCCAACTGCGAGTTGAACAAGCAGCCGCTCAAAACCGCTCATCAGGTCGAACATGGCAAGACATTCAGGCAGGAACAACTCGCCTATTTGCCAATCGATATTTGCGATATGCGTTAGCAATGCAACTGGTGACTTCTGTGACAGGAGCCATGATTCTAGTCAATACTGTGGGCTATGTACAGGGTGTGCTCAAGCTAGGTAGTGTACAGTACGGTTGGGTAATGGGTGCATTTGGTATTGGAGCAACTCTTGCTGCTGCTGCTGTTGGATCGTTAGGACAGCATTGGACGCGCACAACGATTATTTTGCTAGGAGCCAGCTTAATTACGACCGCGCTCCTCCCTGCCAGTTACGTTAAACTCCCATTTCTTTTAGTGCTGTGGTTAGTAGCGGGGGCAGGACAAACGTTAGTGAATGTGTCTGCTCAGACGTTGATTGCTGACCGCACCCCAACCGAATTTCAAGGGCGAGTCTATGGTGCCCAGTTTGCCTGGAGCCATTTATGGTGGTTATTTTCCTATCCTCTAGCAGGCTGGTTGGGTAGTCATCGAGAAGATATATCTTTTCTCTACGGTAGTTTGATTGGTTTAGTTCTTCTCGTGATGATTCAACTGACTCTTTCGCCGAAAGAACAGAAGTACGTCCATAAAAGCTATTGGCATGAGCACGAACATACTCACGATGAACATCACCGACATGAGCATCATCCCAGCATTTTAGTAACAGAACCTCACAGGCATCCCCATCAACACAGCTCACTTCGTCATGCCCATGCCTACTCTGGATTACAGCATCATTATGATTATGAACATGATTAG
- a CDS encoding mechanosensitive ion channel family protein: MNASAKRLLLRSVATVLVILLFLPSAVAQAEQVTVRLDGQAVFRVGEVGKLDATLRVRQIERRMNRLLENPEAIAPPRIEPTNANNTDRVIMIAGVPVVTVTETDAQDNLTTVSVLATQWSQAIDTALKRASERRLSPGGRFIAEVQASIETAFGRLIESAIVIIPRALAALLVIGLFWAIATFVRWLMRIIFRRIVEDLTIENLIKQVAYYAVWILGFIVALDAFGFDPQAVATGLGLTSLALGFALKDILSNFISGLLILVLRPFELGDQIIVGETEGKVERIDLRATQLRTYDGRVVLVPNAEVFTSRIINNTAAPIRRGSVALFIGYDSDLQKAIGVIQKAAQSTNGVLEEPAPSVRVQELGQDDIIIEARFWTDSCRSDFVATSSQVRQAIVAALKEAEIGLPDPDVRILVPRHSERWRSALAWKPSSIKPNRMDRNKPSP; this comes from the coding sequence GTGAACGCCTCTGCAAAACGATTATTGCTGCGATCGGTTGCCACCGTGCTGGTGATTCTGCTATTCCTTCCTAGTGCTGTTGCTCAGGCAGAACAAGTAACGGTGCGTCTGGACGGACAAGCAGTATTCCGAGTAGGGGAAGTTGGAAAATTGGATGCAACACTACGCGTCCGGCAAATTGAGCGTCGCATGAATCGCTTGTTGGAAAATCCTGAGGCAATTGCACCACCTCGGATTGAACCTACGAACGCAAATAATACTGATCGTGTAATTATGATCGCCGGTGTGCCAGTAGTGACGGTGACAGAAACCGATGCTCAAGATAACCTAACAACGGTGAGTGTGCTGGCGACGCAGTGGTCACAAGCGATTGACACAGCCTTAAAACGCGCCAGCGAACGCCGCCTTTCTCCAGGAGGACGCTTTATCGCAGAAGTCCAAGCATCGATCGAAACAGCTTTTGGACGACTGATTGAATCTGCCATTGTGATTATTCCACGCGCTCTCGCTGCTCTGTTGGTGATTGGATTGTTTTGGGCGATCGCTACCTTCGTTCGTTGGTTGATGCGGATCATCTTTCGTCGCATTGTGGAAGACCTCACCATTGAGAATTTGATTAAGCAGGTCGCTTACTATGCGGTTTGGATCTTAGGCTTCATCGTGGCACTCGATGCCTTTGGGTTTGACCCGCAAGCAGTTGCCACAGGTTTAGGGTTGACCAGTTTGGCACTGGGGTTTGCACTTAAAGACATTCTCTCTAATTTCATTAGCGGTCTTTTGATTCTGGTATTGCGTCCGTTTGAGTTAGGCGATCAAATTATCGTGGGGGAAACAGAAGGTAAAGTCGAACGGATTGATCTAAGAGCAACGCAACTTCGCACCTATGATGGTCGGGTGGTACTGGTGCCCAATGCTGAAGTATTTACCTCGCGCATTATCAATAATACGGCGGCTCCGATTCGTCGAGGCAGTGTGGCGCTTTTTATTGGCTATGATAGCGATCTTCAAAAAGCGATCGGCGTGATTCAAAAAGCTGCTCAATCAACTAATGGCGTGCTGGAAGAACCCGCCCCCTCTGTTCGAGTTCAGGAGCTAGGACAAGATGACATTATCATTGAAGCTCGGTTCTGGACAGACTCTTGCCGATCAGACTTTGTAGCAACCAGTTCTCAAGTTAGACAAGCGATCGTGGCGGCACTCAAAGAAGCCGAGATTGGGCTACCCGACCCTGACGTGCGGATTTTAGTTCCACGTCATTCAGAGCGTTGGCGTTCGGCGTTGGCGTGGAAACCATCTTCCATCAAACCTAACCGAATGGACAGGAATAAACCCTCCCCTTAA